A genome region from Camelina sativa cultivar DH55 chromosome 10, Cs, whole genome shotgun sequence includes the following:
- the LOC104719738 gene encoding glycosyltransferase family 92 protein RCOM_0530710-like, translating to MKNRRKRGGVNGGDVVLVSWRRFFRFVALLVFSFVLFSALFIFLGKKINQKAVLGGSVPAVKVVTIHEAVEFPDQTLIFLNYPPSSRLLTKEDLFCVFSDVNDSSKLFKELPFAVETDDNGRQIVRCSAVPRGNTVSLAVSRWTVGNNKDLLVGTTHRWDWLVYDAVIDDDNSTVVFVKGLNLRPGKVADVSRYECVYGWDFTKPKLLLRAHVISAAQEIVRCKTPLTVLEGPRTAQSQPVKVSVRIKGSGMLPSVAQPIKRPGRVKDSKPFETCVCTMTRNAANVLREWVMYHGKIGVQRWFIYDNNSDDDIVSEIKNLENRGYNVSRHFWPWIKTQEAGFANCAIQAKRDCDWVAFIDVDEFFYIPSGQTLTDVIRNHTKAPSSSTGEIGEIRTPCYSFGPSGLRDPPREGVTAAYTCRMVLPERHKSIIRPESLNATLINVVHHFHLRDGFTFADVDKGTMVINHYKYQVWDVFKEKFKRRVATYVADWQNEENVGSKDRAPGLGTRPVEPSDWAERFCEVRDTGLQGWVLENFRDRKTQRLVWEREGRRVEDEVIVQMGSWVDKRVGRKRKKQLKAQ from the coding sequence ATGAAGAACCGTAGGAAACGCGGGGGTGTAAACGGTGGCGACGTAGTCCTTGTGTCGTGGAGAAGATTTTTTCGTTTCGTTGCTTTGCTTGTCTTCTCCTTCGTTCTCTTCTCTGCTTTATTCATCTTCTTAGGTAAAAAGATTAACCAAAAGGCAGTTCTCGGTGGTTCTGTACCGGCGGTTAAGGTGGTAACGATCCATGAAGCCGTTGAGTTTCCCGACCAAACATTGATCTTCCTAAACTACCCTCCATCTTCTCGTTTATTAACTAAAGAGGACCTCTTTTGCGTTTTCTCCGACGTAAACGATTCATCTAAGCTGTTTAAAGAGCTTCCCTTCGCCGTGGAAACCGACGACAATGGTCGTCAGATCGTACGGTGTTCAGCCGTGCCACGTGGTAATACCGTATCCCTCGCTGTCTCGAGATGGACGGTTGGTAATAATAAGGACCTCCTGGTAGGAACCACACACCGGTGGGATTGGCTAGTCTACGACGCTGTTATAGACGACGACAATTCCACGGTGGTCTTTGTCAAGGGATTAAATCTACGGCCAGGAAAGGTTGCTGACGTGTCGAGGTATGAGTGCGTCTACGGTTGGGATTTCACGAAGCCTAAACTTTTACTTAGAGCACACGTTATCTCTGCGGCCCAAGAGATCGTGAGATGTAAAACTCCACTAACAGTTTTAGAAGGTCCAAGAACAGCCCAATCACAACCGGTAAAAGTATCTGTGAGAATCAAAGGAAGTGGGATGCTTCCTTCTGTTGCCCAACCAATCAAACGTCCGGGTCGGGTCAAAGACTCGAAACCATTTGAAACATGCGTTTGCACCATGACGCGAAACGCAGCAAACGTTTTGAGAGAATGGGTGATGTACCACGGCAAAATCGGCGTTCAACGGTGGTTCATCTACGACAATAACAGCGACGATGACATTGTTTCCGAGATCAAGAATCTAGAAAATCGCGGTTACAACGTCTCGAGACATTTTTGGCCGTGGATCAAAACTCAAGAAGCCGGATTCGCCAATTGCGCGATTCAAGCAAAAAGGGATTGCGATTGGGTCGCGTTTATTGACGTCGACGAGTTCTTCTACATCCCATCCGGTCAAACCTTAACCGACGTAATCCGAAATCACACGAAAGCACCATCGTCATCGACTGGCGAGATCGGTGAAATTCGAACGCCGTGTTACAGTTTCGGACCGTCGGGACTTAGAGATCCACCTCGAGAAGGAGTCACGGCGGCGTACACGTGTCGTATGGTGTTACCGGAGAGGCACAAGAGCATAATTAGACCGGAATCGCTAAACGCGACGCTGATAAATGTCGTGCATCACTTTCACTTGAGAGATGGATTCACATTTGCCGACGTGGATAAGGGTACGATGGTCATTAACCATTATAAGTATCAGGTTTGGGATGTGTTTAAGGAGAAGTTTAAAAGGAGAGTGGCTACTTACGTGGCGGATTGGCAAAACGAAGAGAACGTCGGGTCGAAAGATCGGGCACCCGGTTTAGGGACCCGACCCGTAGAACCGTCTGATTGGGCTGAGAGGTTTTGTGAGGTGAGAGATACTGGACTCCAGGGTTGGGTGTTGGAGAATTTCAGGGACCGTAAAACGCAGCGTCTAGTATGGGAGAGAGAAGGGAGGAGAGTGGAAGATGAAGTTATAGTTCAAATGGGCTCGTGGGTTGATAAAAGGGTTGGtcggaagagaaaaaaacagttgaaggcccaatag
- the LOC109126951 gene encoding arabinogalactan peptide 24-like, which yields MMMMMMKKMFVQIAVVCLLATMAVVSAHEGHHHAPAPAPGPSSSSTVVSATNMFTVLAVAAVALFVGSNH from the coding sequence atgatgatgatgatgatgaagaagatgtttgTTCAGATCGCTGTGGTTTGTTTATTGGCGACGATGGCTGTCGTCTCAGCCCACGAAGGTCACCACCATGCACCAGCTCCAGCACCAGGACCCTCATCTAGCTCAACCGTTGTTTCGGCCACCAATATGTTCACCGTCTTGGCTGTTGCCGCCGTGGCTCTCTTCGTTGGTTCCAACCACTAA